The Polyangium aurulentum genomic interval CGTTCACCGAGACCGACGGCACGCGCGGCCGCATCGTCTACATCAGCCCCACCGCGACGGAGACCATCGACGACGCGCACTACCTGTTCCGCTGGGCAAACGCCTACCGCCGCACCGAGCTGCCCGACGGCAGCGTGGTGCTCGGATCGGGTCGCGCGGTCATCTACGCGGACATGTGGGCGGCCGTGATCGACGACGTGCCGCCCGCCGTCATCTTCTCGCTCGTCGCCACGCTGCTGGTCGTGGTCGTGGCCTTCCGCGCAGGCCGCGCGTCGCTCGCCGTGCTCGGCTCGCTGCTCGTCGGCGTCGGATGGATGATGGTGCTGCTCGTGCTGATGAAGGTGAAGCTCAACTTCCTGAACTTCATCGCGCTGCCCATCACCTTCGGCATCGGCGCCGACTACGCGGTCAACATCGTGCAGCGCTACGTGCGCGAGGGCTCGGGCGGCGCCCTCACGGCCGTGCGCGAGACCGGCGGCGCGGTGATCCTCTGCAGCCTCACCACCACCCTCGGCTACCTCGCCCTCATCCGCTCCACGAACCAGGCCGTGCGCAGCCTCGGCGTCGCCGCCGTCGTCGGCGAGCTGTGCTGCCTGTTCGCCGCCGTCATCGTCCTGCCCGCGGCCCTCGTGTGGATCGATCACAAGCGCCAATCCAACGCCCCGGGCGACATCCCCTCGCGACGCGCTCTTCCCGAAGGCGGAGAATGAAGGGCTAGCGCGTCGGCAGATCCATGCAGCAGCGCACGCCCGTCGAGTAGTCGAAGTAGTCGAACGGGTGTGCGCGCACCGTCGAGTCGCAGCCGTCCTTCTTCGACCGCGCGTAGAACCCGCCCGCGAACGTCCCCTCCGGGTCGTCGACCCACTCGTCGATGTTGCCGACCATGTCGGCGATCTTCTCGCCCTCCCACTCGCTCACGCACGAGCGCGTCTCGCCCGTGCGGCGCAGGAGCGGTTTGTCCTCGGCCTTCACCAGGTTCAGCCGCGGATCGCTGTGCCCGATGCTCGCGTTGCCGTGCAGGAGCGCGGCCGGGTGCGCCTCGCGGAAGATGTTGCACTTGCCCGGCTCGTACTTGTCCCCGTACGGAAACTGACGGTCTTTCTGGCCACGGCACGCCGTCTGCCACTCGTCGAGCGCGCAGAGCCGCTTGCCCGCGTTCTTGCACGCGAGCGCCGCGAGCGGCCCCGTCATGTAGCCCTGCGGGATGCGGCCGCGACGCGACACCGCGCGCGGCTCGAAGGTCCTCGTCGCCTGCCACGCCGGCAAGGGCGGCAGCTCGAGCAGGCGCGCCTCGGGCGGGCCCACGTTCAGCCGCTCCTGCTCCCACAGCTTCTGGTGCGACAGCGCCTGCCCCCGCGCAGGCACGTAGTACGGCGAAAGCTCCTGCCCCGTCTCCGCGTCGACCAGGCTCGCCTCGTAGCGATCGACGCAGAACCTCCGCGCCACGCGCACCATGTCCGGCGGGCACGACGGCCCCTCCGGCACGAGCGGCTCGAAGTCGTCAGGCCTCGGCGCGAGCAGGTCCGCCGCATCCGCGCCCGCGTCCGCCTTCGCGCTCGCGCCCGCGTCCCCATCCGCGCCCGCCTCCGGACCCGCGTCCGCCGCGGGCTCCGGCTTGCGCTCCACGCACGCGCCGACGAGCAGCGCGAGACCGATGACCGCCCACGCCTTCATCGCACCGCGTGCTCGTACGGATCCCGCCCCGCAGGCTCGGGGCAGAGGTAGCGCCGGACGATCAGGTAGTGGTGGAGCGGGTAGAGGATGGTGCTCTCCTTCATCGACAGCCCCATGCGGCTCGTGTGCGCGCCGGGGAACGGCGTCTTCGGATAGAACGGGAAGATACCCGAGAGCGCCTCGTACTCGTCGAGAAGCCCGAGCAAGTGACCGACCTCGTGCGCCACGATCGGCAAGGACCAGCCGCTGCGGATCGATGAAAAATACGGAGTTCTGCCGCACGTCGGCGCGAGCGGCAGCGTGAGGTCGATGCGCTGCCCGCTCGCCTCCGCCTCCGCGCGCGACACGAAGTCGAAGTCGTAGCGAACGGACAGGCCGAAACGGTCGGCGTCGCGCTCCCAGTAGCCCTCGGCCTCGTCGGACCAGCGGGCGAGGAGCGCGCGGACGTTGTGCGGCGTCGAGGGCACCGAGAACTCCCCCGAGCGCGGGCACGCGTCCGTCTTGCCCGCGTCCGCGTACGGCACGCCCCGGCAGATCATCGGCCCCTCGAAGCGCTCGCGCCCCTCGCAATCGGCAAGCTCGATGCGCCCCGCGCGCGCGGGCGCCGTCACCGCGTACCGCGCCTCGATCTCCCACCGCGCGGGCCTGCCCTCGCGCGAGCCAACGCGCCTGACGAGGTAGCGCATGGGCCCGTGAAAGAACCCGTAGTGCGGCATGACCCCCGCGATCACCCGCTCCCCCTCCCGCACCTCGCCGAAAAAAACCGCCCGCGGCGACGGGGTGCACGCGTACTCGTCCTTGGCGATCGTGTCCTCGAGCACCTCGCGAAACGTCTCGCGCGCGGTCTCACTGAGCCCCGGCGTCATCGCCTCCAGCTCGTCGCCGACCTGGGCCACCGGCAGGAACAGCGGATCGGCCGATCGCGCCGTCGAAGCGGCGCAGCCCACCGAAGAAACGAGGGACAGGGCCAGAACGGCCGCGCTTGTACTTGCCCCACGCGCGGTCGCGGGGCTAGGACGTGGGCACGTTCGGGGCGCAACGTGCGCCGACGATCCGGACGGATGGCAGGCGCGTAGCTCGAGGGCGACGCGTTCGAGGACGTGAGCTGCCATGGCCGAGGAGGTTTCCGTACTTCGCACCCAACCCGCGCGCTAGCGCGAAACCGGCCCGCCCCTGGCGCGTAGAGCCGCCAATCGGTCGGTGTCCGGGACGCTCGCCAGCCGCGGGTCCCCCTCGGTCACCCCCAAGTGCTCTCCTCCGGCCGACGCCGGAGGTGACGGTTCGAACAACCATTCGGAGGTCAACATGAAGATCCAGATCGGCAAGAAGATGGCGCTCGTGGCGATGGGCGGCCTGGTCGCGGGCCTCGCGGCATGTGGCGGCGGCGCGACGCCGGAGCCCGAGACGCAGGCCGCGCCGGCCACCGAGGCAGGCGGCGAGAAGGCGAGCTGCTCCCAGAAGGGCGGCTGCAAGTCGAACGGCCAGTGCGGCGGCCACAAGGAAGCGGCTCCCCCGGCGGACGGCGCTGCCGCCCCCGCGCCCGCTGCGCCGGCCGACGCGCCCAAGTGATCGCGCTCGGATCCACGTGCTAGAGCCCCGGGGCCGCCGTCGAAAGATGCGCGGCCCCGGTCTTTTCCGGAGGTGCCTCGATGGAAGCTCGCGACCGCATGCGCCTCGGCCTGCCCGATCTCGGGGTCGGCGTCGGGCTGCGCGTCCCCCACTACACCGAGATCTTCGAGACCCAGCCGGCGGTCGACTGGTTCGAGATCATCAGCGAAAACTTCATGGTGGCGGGCGGCATGCCGCTCGCGAACCTCGAGCGCGCCCTCGCGCGCTACCGCGTGGTGCAGCACGGCGTCTCGCTCTCCATCGGCAGCACCTCGCCGCTCGACTGGGACTACCTGCGCAGCTTGCGTGCGCTCTTGCGCAAGACCGGCTCGCCCTGGGTGAGCGATCACCTCTGCTTCACCGGCGCAGGCGGCGTCGACGCGCACGACCTCTTGCCCCTGCCCTACACCGAGGAGGCCCTGCGCCACGTCGCCGCGCGCGCCCGGCAAGTGCAGGACTTCCTCGAGACGCGCCTCGTGCTCGAGAACGTCTCGAGCTACCTCGCGTACACGCAGAGCCAGATGAGCGAGTGGGCGTTCCTGTCCGCGGTCGTCGAGGAAGCCGACTGCGGCCTCCTGCTCGACGTCAACAACATCTACGTCTCCTCGTACAACCACGGCTTCGATCCGAACGCGTACGTCGACGGCGTGCCCCACCACCGCGTCGTGCAGATCCACCTCGCCGGGCACACGAACCACGGCAAGTACATCATCGACACCCACTCGGACCACGTGATCGATCCCGTGTGGGACCTCTACCGCCGCGCGATCGGCCGCATCGGCCCGGTCTCGACGCTCATCGAGTGGGACGAGGACATCCCCCCGCTCGCCACGCTGCTCGCCGAGGCCGAGAAGGCGAAGACCATCCGCGAGGAGGCGCTGAAGGACCATGCCGCATGACCTCGCCGCGGCCGAGGCCTTCCTCGTCGCCGCCGTCCAGGAGCTGTCGCCCATCCCCGACGATCCCGCGCTCGCCGCCGCCTCGGCCGAGCTCGTCACCGGCAACGACCGGCTGACCCCCGCCGAGCGCGTCGACCTCTACCGGCGACAGTTCTGGCTCCGTCACCGTGCGATGTTGCTCGAGGACTTCCCCGGCATCGCCCACGTGCTCGGCGAAGAGCGCATGGACGCCTTCTGCCGCGCCTACCTCCGCGCGCACCCGCCGGCCTCGCACTGCTTCCGCGAGATGATCTCGCACGTCCCCCGCTTCGCCGAGCGCTACGAGGGCTTCCGATCCCCCGAAGAGCGCGCGCTCGTCCTCGACATGGCCCGCTACGAGGTCGCCCTCGTCGAGCTGTTCGTCGCCGCCGAGGCCCCGCCGCTCGATCCCACGAGGCTCGAAGGCATGACCGAGGACGCCTGGGAGCGCGCGCGCATCGTGCTCCAGCCCCTGCTCGCGCGCCTGTCGCTCTCGTACCCCGTCCACCGCCTGCGCAAGGCGTGGAAGGGCGGCGAATCGGCTCCGATCCCCGAAGCGCCCGCGCCCGTGCACCTCGTGCTCTACCGCGCCAGGGACCTCGCCACGCACTTCGAGGAGCTGTCCCCCGAGGCCTTCGCGCTGCTCGAGGCGCTCGCGGCCGGGGTGCCGCTCGTGCCCGCATGCGAGCGCGTGGCCGAGGGCCTGTCGCCCGAGGCGCAGGAAGCTCTCGGCGAGAGCGTGGGCGCGTGGTTCCAGCAGTGGGCAGCCCTCGGCTGGATCATCGACGTCGTCCTCTGACGCGCCCGAACCGAACGCGCTTGCGTCCTGCCCCCGCCTTCGGACACCGTAGGCGCTGGGCGGCACGCACGCAATGAACCCGACTTTCCATCAGAGGACGCTCGAGATCCGCACGCACGGCCAGGGCTTCGTCGACGTGACGGACGCCGTGCGCGAGGTCGTCGCCGAGGCGGGCGTGGGCACGGGGATCTGCTCGCTGTTCTTGCAGCACACCTCCGCGAGCCTCGTCGTGCAGGAGAACGCGGACCCGGCCGTGCTGCGCGATCTGGCGAAGTGGATGGCGCGCGTCGCCCCCGAGTCCCACGCCTACGAGCACGACGCCGAGGGACCCGACGACATGCCCTCGCACCTGCGCACGTCCATCACGCGCACGAGCGAGACCGTGCCCGTCACGCAAGGCCGCCTCGCGCTCGGGACCTGGCAGGCGATCTACGTCTGGGAGCACCGCACGAGCCCGCACACGCGGCGCCTCGTGGTCACCGTCTGGGGAACGCAAAAGGCAGGGGCATGAAATCGAGCAAATCTTCTCTCATCGGTGCAGCTCTCGTCGCGCTGGCGATCGGCGCCGTGGGCGTCGCGGCCTGCGGCAACGCCACCGACGGCCGCTTTCCGGTGTGCAAGACGAACGCGGACTGCACCGAGCCCGACGCAGGGACCGAGTCGCCCATCTGTTACAACCTGCGCTGCGTGCAGTGCCGCTACGACGTCGACTGCAAGCCGGGCCATTTCTGCGACCCGCACCAGGAGTGCCGCGCCATCTCCGCCACCGCGGCCACGGCCGAGCCCGAGAGCCCCACCGCCTTCGGCCCAGCGACCTTCGAGGACTGCGTCAAGGGCTGCAAGGCCAAGGACAAGAAGTGCGCGACCGACTGCCAGCAGCGGTTCCCGGAGAAGGAGCCCCAAAAATGAGCCTCGTGCAGACGGCGATGGGCATCATCGACACGGCGCGCATCAGCGTGCCCACCGTGCTCGACGCAGCGCTCGGCCGCACCACGCTCGAGCGCTGCGACGCACGGCTCGACTGGTGGGCCCGCAAGATCCTGCGCGACGCCGACGTGCGCCTCGCCGTGCGCGGGCTCGAGCACCTCGGCACCGCGCGCGAGTCGTTCATCGTGATGTCGAACCACCAGAGCCTCTACGACATCCCGGTGCTCTTCTGCGCCATCCCCCGCCGCATCCGCATGGTGGCCAAGGCCGAGCTGTTCAACGTGCCCGTCTGGGGCCAGGCCATGCGCGCCGCGGGGTTCGTCCGCGTCGACCGAGGCGATCGCAAGCAAGCGATCGAGAGCCTGCGCGCGGGCAGCGCGATGCTCTCGGAGGGCACGCTGCTGTGGATCGCGCCCGAAGGAACGCGCAGCCCCACGGGCGAGCTCGGCGCGTTCAAGAGCGGCGGCTTCCACATGGCGCTCGAGACGGGCTACCGCATCCTGCCCGTCGCCATCGACGGCACGCGCGACGTCTTACGAGCGCGCGGCCTCGTCGTACGCAACCACAAGAAGGTCGTGGTGACGGTCCTGCCGCCCATCGATCCACGCG includes:
- a CDS encoding SUMF1/EgtB/PvdO family nonheme iron enzyme, whose protein sequence is MKAWAVIGLALLVGACVERKPEPAADAGPEAGADGDAGASAKADAGADAADLLAPRPDDFEPLVPEGPSCPPDMVRVARRFCVDRYEASLVDAETGQELSPYYVPARGQALSHQKLWEQERLNVGPPEARLLELPPLPAWQATRTFEPRAVSRRGRIPQGYMTGPLAALACKNAGKRLCALDEWQTACRGQKDRQFPYGDKYEPGKCNIFREAHPAALLHGNASIGHSDPRLNLVKAEDKPLLRRTGETRSCVSEWEGEKIADMVGNIDEWVDDPEGTFAGGFYARSKKDGCDSTVRAHPFDYFDYSTGVRCCMDLPTR
- a CDS encoding DUF692 domain-containing protein, producing the protein MEARDRMRLGLPDLGVGVGLRVPHYTEIFETQPAVDWFEIISENFMVAGGMPLANLERALARYRVVQHGVSLSIGSTSPLDWDYLRSLRALLRKTGSPWVSDHLCFTGAGGVDAHDLLPLPYTEEALRHVAARARQVQDFLETRLVLENVSSYLAYTQSQMSEWAFLSAVVEEADCGLLLDVNNIYVSSYNHGFDPNAYVDGVPHHRVVQIHLAGHTNHGKYIIDTHSDHVIDPVWDLYRRAIGRIGPVSTLIEWDEDIPPLATLLAEAEKAKTIREEALKDHAA
- a CDS encoding DNA-binding domain-containing protein gives rise to the protein MPHDLAAAEAFLVAAVQELSPIPDDPALAAASAELVTGNDRLTPAERVDLYRRQFWLRHRAMLLEDFPGIAHVLGEERMDAFCRAYLRAHPPASHCFREMISHVPRFAERYEGFRSPEERALVLDMARYEVALVELFVAAEAPPLDPTRLEGMTEDAWERARIVLQPLLARLSLSYPVHRLRKAWKGGESAPIPEAPAPVHLVLYRARDLATHFEELSPEAFALLEALAAGVPLVPACERVAEGLSPEAQEALGESVGAWFQQWAALGWIIDVVL
- a CDS encoding secondary thiamine-phosphate synthase enzyme YjbQ; this encodes MNPTFHQRTLEIRTHGQGFVDVTDAVREVVAEAGVGTGICSLFLQHTSASLVVQENADPAVLRDLAKWMARVAPESHAYEHDAEGPDDMPSHLRTSITRTSETVPVTQGRLALGTWQAIYVWEHRTSPHTRRLVVTVWGTQKAGA
- a CDS encoding lysophospholipid acyltransferase family protein, encoding MSLVQTAMGIIDTARISVPTVLDAALGRTTLERCDARLDWWARKILRDADVRLAVRGLEHLGTARESFIVMSNHQSLYDIPVLFCAIPRRIRMVAKAELFNVPVWGQAMRAAGFVRVDRGDRKQAIESLRAGSAMLSEGTLLWIAPEGTRSPTGELGAFKSGGFHMALETGYRILPVAIDGTRDVLRARGLVVRNHKKVVVTVLPPIDPRAYGTERRKELMTAVRASIASALGHG